Proteins from a single region of Nocardioides anomalus:
- a CDS encoding helix-turn-helix domain-containing protein: MSVLAPYVTSLQAYDVPAGAPAVHRGLPDTSLTLVLGLGRPVDVGWADGTGRAARWSTVSGLHAGPAAIHQDGPQRGVSVGLTPAGARALLGVPAAALAGELLELADVAPDLADLPERVQGGSPVAVVVQALSAALARRGAVGPRAEVGRALARLARGGRVEEAAAEVGLSRRRLGTLVRDETGLTPKAYQRVARFSASRVLLGRRSLAEVAATCGYADQGHLAREWSALAGCPPSTWLREEFPFLQDLGGPGDPD, from the coding sequence GTGAGCGTCCTCGCACCGTACGTCACCTCGCTGCAGGCCTACGACGTGCCGGCCGGCGCGCCCGCCGTGCACCGCGGGCTGCCCGACACCAGCCTCACGCTCGTGCTGGGTCTCGGCCGCCCGGTCGACGTCGGCTGGGCCGACGGCACCGGCCGCGCCGCGCGGTGGTCCACGGTGAGCGGCCTGCACGCCGGCCCGGCCGCGATCCACCAGGACGGGCCGCAGCGCGGGGTCTCGGTCGGGCTCACGCCCGCGGGGGCGCGAGCGCTGCTCGGCGTACCGGCTGCGGCCCTCGCCGGTGAGCTGCTCGAGCTGGCCGACGTGGCACCCGACCTTGCCGACCTGCCCGAGCGGGTCCAGGGCGGCTCGCCCGTGGCCGTGGTCGTGCAGGCGCTGAGCGCCGCGCTGGCCCGCCGCGGGGCCGTGGGACCGCGCGCCGAGGTGGGCCGCGCCCTGGCCCGGCTGGCCCGGGGTGGGCGTGTCGAGGAGGCGGCCGCCGAGGTCGGCCTGAGCCGGCGCCGGCTCGGCACGCTGGTGCGCGACGAGACCGGCCTGACGCCCAAGGCCTACCAGCGGGTGGCGCGCTTCTCGGCCAGCCGGGTGCTGCTGGGCCGGCGGTCGCTGGCGGAGGTGGCCGCGACCTGCGGGTACGCCGACCAGGGCCACCTGGCCCGCGAGTGGTCCGCGCTGGCCGGGTGCCCGCCCAGCACATGGCTGCGCGAAGAGTTCCCGTTCCTGCAAGACCTCGGCGGTCCGGGCGACCCAGACTGA
- a CDS encoding pseudouridine synthase, with product MAEPSPPEAGPDGTGDHEVRLQKLLAQSGVASRRRCEELMLDGKVTVDGEVVTRLGTKVDPRTALIRVEGRRLPPVSPNVYLALNKPRGVVSTMSDPQGRRTLSDLVAERPERLFHVGRLDTDTSGLLVLTNDGDFAQRLAHPSYEVDKTYVAEVRGDVAKATLAQLREGVTLEDGPVTVSAVRIVQRGSGKTIVELVIHEGRNRIVRRLLDHVGHPVTQLTRTRIGPVALGQLKAGELRELTNDELGELLDTTQL from the coding sequence ATGGCGGAACCGAGCCCACCTGAGGCCGGCCCGGACGGCACGGGAGACCACGAGGTCCGCCTCCAGAAGCTGCTCGCGCAGTCCGGCGTCGCGTCCCGGCGCCGCTGCGAGGAGCTGATGCTGGACGGCAAGGTCACCGTCGACGGCGAGGTGGTGACCCGGCTCGGCACCAAGGTCGACCCGCGCACCGCGCTGATCCGCGTCGAGGGCCGGCGGCTGCCGCCGGTCTCTCCGAACGTCTACCTCGCCCTCAACAAGCCCCGCGGCGTGGTCTCCACGATGTCGGACCCGCAGGGCCGGCGCACCCTGAGCGACCTGGTCGCCGAGCGCCCCGAGCGGCTCTTCCACGTCGGCCGGCTCGACACCGACACCTCCGGGCTCCTCGTCCTCACCAACGACGGCGACTTCGCCCAGCGGCTGGCCCACCCGTCGTACGAGGTGGACAAGACCTACGTCGCCGAGGTCCGCGGTGACGTGGCCAAGGCGACGCTCGCCCAGCTGCGCGAGGGCGTCACGCTCGAGGACGGGCCGGTCACGGTGTCCGCGGTGCGGATCGTGCAGCGCGGCTCCGGCAAGACCATCGTCGAGCTGGTCATCCACGAGGGGCGCAACCGGATCGTGCGCCGGCTGCTCGACCACGTCGGCCACCCGGTCACCCAGCTCACCCGGACCCGGATCGGGCCGGTCGCGCTGGGCCAGCTCAAGGCGGGGGAGCTGCGCGAGCTCACCAACGACGAGCTCGGCGAGCTGCTGGACACCACGCAGCTGTGA
- the scpB gene encoding SMC-Scp complex subunit ScpB yields the protein MTTVTESPTSPAGSEQDALVGVPLAPLRPSLEAVLMVADQPLDAVALATAVGYPVEEVVAELQLLAEEYAEQGRGFELRNVAGGWRYYTREEYAGVVESFVLEGQQARLTQAALETLAVVAYKQPVSRARVSAIRGVNVDGVMRTLLARGLVEEAGQDEMTGAHLYRTTGYFLERIGVESIDELPELAPYLPDLADMEDELEAVAAQGSPEPTPEPTPEPTPEPTPEHPDTPHEGPSTEPDGGTEPT from the coding sequence ATGACCACCGTGACCGAGAGCCCGACGAGCCCCGCAGGCTCCGAGCAGGACGCCCTGGTCGGCGTACCGCTCGCGCCGCTGCGGCCCTCGCTCGAGGCGGTCCTCATGGTCGCCGACCAGCCGCTGGACGCCGTGGCCCTGGCCACCGCGGTCGGCTACCCGGTCGAGGAGGTCGTGGCCGAGCTCCAGCTCCTGGCCGAGGAGTACGCCGAGCAGGGCCGCGGCTTCGAGCTGCGCAACGTGGCCGGCGGGTGGCGCTACTACACCCGCGAGGAGTACGCCGGCGTCGTGGAGTCCTTCGTCCTCGAGGGCCAGCAGGCGCGGCTGACCCAGGCGGCGCTGGAGACCCTGGCCGTGGTGGCCTACAAGCAGCCGGTCTCGCGGGCCCGCGTCTCGGCCATCCGCGGGGTCAACGTGGACGGGGTGATGCGCACCCTGCTGGCCCGCGGCCTCGTGGAGGAGGCGGGTCAGGACGAGATGACCGGCGCCCACCTCTACCGGACCACCGGCTACTTCCTGGAGCGGATCGGGGTCGAGTCCATCGACGAGCTGCCCGAGCTCGCGCCGTACCTCCCGGACCTCGCCGACATGGAGGACGAGCTGGAGGCCGTGGCCGCCCAGGGCTCGCCCGAGCCCACGCCCGAGCCCACGCCCGAGCCCACGCCCGAGCCCACGCCCGAGCACCCCGACACCCCTCACGAGGGGCCGAGCACGGAACCCGATGGCGGAACCGAGCCCACCTGA
- a CDS encoding segregation and condensation protein A yields the protein MTVIDEPVEVAEAAEAGGFELHLDNFEGPFDLLLSLISKHKLDITEVALSQVTDEFIAHVKAGGAEWDLEQTSSFLLVAATLLDLKAARLLPQGDVEDEEDLALLEARDLLFARLLQYRAFKGIASVLEGRLAGESRRHPRAVGLEERFATLLPEVLIGIGLDQFAALAAKALEPKVAPEVTLAHIHAARVSVREQAAIVVERLRRAGAMTFRALCGDSPDTLTTVARFLSLLELFREGAVGFDQVTPLGELTVRWTGDDDVDAEDLVTDEFDGAPEPTPEPAAPTTDAAEAE from the coding sequence ATGACCGTCATCGACGAGCCCGTCGAGGTCGCCGAGGCGGCCGAGGCCGGCGGCTTCGAGCTGCACCTCGACAACTTCGAGGGCCCCTTCGACCTGCTGCTCAGCCTGATCTCCAAGCACAAGCTGGACATCACCGAGGTGGCGCTGTCGCAGGTCACCGACGAGTTCATCGCCCACGTCAAGGCCGGCGGCGCCGAGTGGGACCTCGAGCAGACCTCGTCGTTCCTGCTGGTCGCGGCCACCCTGCTGGACCTCAAGGCGGCGCGCCTGCTGCCCCAGGGCGACGTGGAGGACGAGGAGGACCTCGCGCTCCTCGAGGCGCGCGACCTGCTCTTCGCGCGGCTGCTGCAGTACCGCGCGTTCAAGGGCATCGCCTCCGTGCTCGAGGGGCGGCTGGCCGGGGAGTCCCGGCGCCACCCGCGGGCGGTCGGCCTGGAGGAGCGGTTCGCCACCCTGCTGCCCGAGGTGCTCATCGGCATCGGGCTCGACCAGTTCGCGGCCCTCGCGGCCAAGGCCCTCGAGCCCAAGGTCGCGCCCGAGGTCACCCTCGCCCACATCCACGCCGCCCGGGTCTCGGTGCGCGAGCAGGCCGCGATCGTGGTCGAGCGGCTCCGGCGGGCCGGGGCGATGACCTTCCGCGCGCTGTGCGGCGACTCCCCGGACACCCTCACCACGGTGGCGCGGTTCCTGTCGCTGCTCGAGCTGTTCCGCGAGGGCGCGGTCGGCTTCGACCAGGTCACCCCGCTCGGCGAGCTCACCGTGCGCTGGACCGGCGACGACGACGTCGACGCCGAGGACCTCGTCACCGACGAGTTCGACGGTGCCCCCGAGCCGACCCCCGAGCCCGCCGCTCCCACCACCGACGCCGCGGAGGCAGAATGA
- a CDS encoding ParA family protein, protein MPSPTPEPITEPLPFTPRAPEPVASADEKVALGPTGRPMPVIPEPGPVATHGRARVVSMCNQKGGVGKTTTTINLGAALAEFGRKVLLVDFDPQGSLSVGLGLNPHEMDLTIYNLLMQKDVTLDEVVVPTGVPGMDLLPSNIDLSAAEVQLVHEVGREQTLMRVLAPALSEYDVVLIDCQPSLGLLTVNALTASQGVIVPLECEYFALRGVALLKNTIDKVRERLNPVLQIDGVLGTMFDGRTLHSREVMERLVEAWGDTVFHTVIRRTVKFSDSTVAGEPITSYASASAGAEAYRQLAKEVLSRWPDE, encoded by the coding sequence ATGCCTTCCCCCACCCCTGAGCCGATCACCGAGCCCCTGCCCTTCACGCCGCGGGCCCCGGAGCCGGTGGCGAGCGCCGACGAGAAGGTCGCGCTCGGCCCCACCGGCCGGCCGATGCCGGTCATCCCCGAGCCCGGGCCGGTGGCCACGCACGGCCGCGCCCGCGTGGTCTCGATGTGCAACCAGAAGGGCGGCGTCGGCAAGACCACGACGACGATCAACCTGGGCGCGGCGCTGGCCGAGTTCGGCCGCAAGGTCCTCCTGGTCGACTTCGACCCGCAGGGCTCGCTCTCGGTCGGGCTGGGGCTCAACCCGCACGAGATGGACCTCACGATCTACAACCTGCTGATGCAGAAGGACGTGACGCTCGACGAGGTCGTGGTCCCGACCGGGGTGCCCGGGATGGACCTGCTGCCCTCCAACATCGACCTGTCGGCCGCCGAGGTGCAGCTGGTCCACGAGGTCGGCCGCGAGCAGACCCTCATGCGCGTCCTGGCGCCGGCGCTCTCGGAGTACGACGTCGTCCTCATCGACTGCCAGCCCTCGCTCGGCCTGCTCACGGTCAACGCGCTGACGGCGTCGCAGGGCGTCATCGTGCCGCTGGAGTGCGAGTACTTCGCGCTGCGCGGCGTGGCGCTGCTCAAGAACACCATCGACAAGGTCCGCGAGCGGCTCAACCCCGTGCTGCAGATCGACGGCGTGCTCGGCACCATGTTCGACGGTCGGACCCTGCACAGCCGCGAGGTCATGGAGCGGCTGGTCGAGGCGTGGGGCGACACCGTCTTCCACACCGTGATCCGCCGGACCGTGAAGTTCTCCGACTCCACCGTGGCCGGCGAGCCGATCACCAGCTACGCGAGTGCCTCGGCCGGGGCCGAGGCCTACCGCCAGCTCGCCAAGGAGGTGCTCAGCCGGTGGCCCGACGAGTGA
- a CDS encoding GNAT family N-acetyltransferase — protein MSDVEVTNNQAEQRYEARIDGELAGAAYYDAADDLIVFTHTEVDEAFEGHGVGSALARGALDDVRADGRRRVVARCPFIKGWIERHEDYQDLLD, from the coding sequence GTGAGCGACGTCGAGGTGACTAACAACCAGGCCGAGCAGCGCTACGAGGCGCGCATCGACGGCGAGCTGGCCGGGGCGGCGTACTACGACGCCGCCGACGACCTCATCGTCTTCACCCACACCGAGGTGGACGAGGCCTTCGAGGGCCACGGCGTCGGGTCGGCGCTGGCCCGCGGCGCCCTCGACGACGTGCGCGCCGACGGCCGCCGCCGGGTGGTGGCGCGGTGCCCGTTCATCAAGGGCTGGATCGAGCGCCACGAGGACTACCAGGACCTGCTCGACTGA
- a CDS encoding DUF3060 domain-containing protein — translation MTSRVPSVAGALALAVSALAIGSASPAHAEVTLDCAGGPVAITSSTESYVLTGACSTVRISASNVDVTLPGASRVEITGANVTVVSAGSLDVVTVREANNTVRAPRGGAATIKGANNTLRYDKLERLVIRGANNRATVRQGKTKVSVSGANNVVRVNRPR, via the coding sequence ATGACGTCTCGGGTCCCGTCCGTGGCCGGCGCGCTCGCGCTGGCCGTCTCCGCCCTCGCGATCGGCTCCGCCTCCCCTGCGCACGCCGAGGTCACCCTCGACTGCGCCGGCGGGCCGGTGGCGATCACCTCCAGCACCGAGAGCTACGTGCTCACCGGCGCGTGCAGCACGGTGCGCATCAGCGCCAGCAACGTCGACGTGACGTTGCCCGGCGCGAGCCGGGTGGAGATCACCGGCGCCAACGTCACCGTGGTCTCCGCCGGGAGCCTGGACGTCGTGACCGTGCGCGAGGCCAACAACACCGTCCGCGCGCCCCGAGGCGGTGCGGCCACGATCAAGGGCGCCAACAACACCCTGCGCTACGACAAGCTCGAGCGGCTGGTCATCAGGGGCGCGAACAACCGGGCGACGGTCCGCCAGGGGAAGACCAAGGTCAGCGTGAGCGGCGCCAACAACGTGGTCCGGGTCAACCGGCCGCGCTAG
- a CDS encoding DEAD/DEAH box helicase, with translation MTPRLDVRTGASEDDVYAAVVDWAAAQGLELYPHQDEAVLELLAGSNVVLATPTGSGKSLVAVAAHAAALARDQVTYYTAPIKALVSEKFFDLCAVFGTDDVGMLTGDASVNADAPVICCTAEILANIALREGSAADVGLVVMDEFHYYAEPDRGWAWQVPLLELTRAQFLLMSATLGDTSEVEADLTRRTGRDTASVKDAERPVPLTFTWALTPLPDTLEELVSTHQAPAYVVHFTQKDAVEHATSLLTAPYLPKPGPELAERLAGVRFAAGFGKTLSKLLKKGIGVHHAGMLPRYRRLVEQLAQAGLLTVICGTDTLGVGINVPIRTVLFTGLAKYDGRRQRILRTREFLQIAGRAGRAGYDTAGYVVVQAPEHVIENEKAKAKSEAKNADNPKKKSKPHLRKPPDGTVVWTEQTFDKLVAGEPEPLVSRMRVDDSMLVNVLSREEDAFPVMRRLLTDNHSGRREQLRLARRALRLARSLARSGILTRLDEPDGFGRRYVLTVDLPEDFALNQELAHFALAALDVLDPEAATYPMDVVSVVEAVLEPPRQVLWAQQHEARGEAVAAMKADGIEYDERMVLLEEVTWPRPLAELLEATFEVYRETHPWLDPEALDPKAVVREMWEQGMGFTDLVGRYQLARSEGLVLRYLTDAYRTLRQTVPERHRTPEVEELLEWLRETIRQTDSSLLDEWEALSDPDHVRPDVAGHAPPPPPRPLSAQERPFRVMVRNALWRRVELAARDDVDALAALETATAELADPPLEVVMTRADWDDALAAYWEDHDEIRLDADARGPALLAVERTGRAWSARQTLHDPAGDHDWVLEAQVHLDASDAVGEAVVLATALRRLDG, from the coding sequence GTGACGCCCCGGCTCGACGTGCGCACCGGCGCGTCCGAGGACGACGTGTACGCCGCGGTCGTGGACTGGGCCGCCGCGCAGGGTCTCGAGCTCTACCCGCACCAGGACGAGGCCGTCCTGGAGCTGCTGGCCGGCTCGAACGTCGTGCTGGCCACGCCGACCGGCTCTGGCAAGTCACTGGTCGCGGTGGCCGCCCACGCCGCGGCCCTGGCCCGCGACCAGGTCACCTACTACACCGCGCCGATCAAGGCGCTGGTCAGCGAGAAGTTCTTCGACCTCTGCGCGGTCTTCGGCACCGACGACGTCGGGATGCTGACCGGCGACGCCTCGGTCAACGCCGACGCCCCGGTCATCTGCTGCACCGCGGAGATCCTGGCCAACATCGCGCTGCGCGAGGGCTCGGCCGCCGACGTCGGCCTGGTGGTGATGGACGAATTCCACTACTACGCCGAGCCCGACCGCGGCTGGGCCTGGCAGGTGCCGCTGCTGGAGCTCACCCGGGCGCAGTTCCTGCTCATGTCGGCCACGCTGGGCGACACCAGCGAGGTCGAGGCCGACCTCACCCGGCGCACCGGCCGGGACACGGCGTCGGTCAAGGACGCCGAGCGGCCGGTGCCGCTGACCTTCACCTGGGCGCTGACGCCGCTGCCGGACACGCTGGAGGAGCTGGTCTCCACCCACCAGGCGCCGGCGTACGTCGTGCACTTCACCCAGAAGGACGCCGTCGAGCACGCCACGTCGCTGCTCACCGCGCCGTACCTGCCGAAGCCGGGGCCGGAGCTGGCCGAGCGGCTGGCCGGGGTGCGGTTCGCGGCCGGCTTCGGCAAGACGCTGAGCAAGCTGCTCAAGAAGGGCATCGGGGTCCACCACGCCGGGATGCTGCCGCGCTACCGGCGGCTGGTGGAGCAGCTGGCCCAGGCCGGGCTGCTCACCGTCATCTGCGGCACCGACACCCTCGGCGTCGGCATCAACGTGCCCATCCGGACCGTGCTGTTCACCGGGCTGGCCAAGTACGACGGGCGCCGGCAGCGCATCCTGCGCACCCGGGAGTTCCTGCAGATCGCCGGACGCGCGGGCCGGGCCGGCTACGACACCGCGGGCTACGTCGTGGTCCAGGCCCCCGAGCACGTCATCGAGAACGAGAAGGCGAAGGCGAAGTCCGAGGCCAAGAACGCGGACAACCCGAAGAAGAAGTCCAAGCCCCACCTCCGCAAGCCGCCCGACGGCACGGTGGTGTGGACCGAGCAGACCTTCGACAAGCTGGTGGCCGGCGAGCCCGAGCCGCTGGTCTCCCGCATGCGCGTGGACGACTCGATGCTGGTCAACGTGCTCTCCCGCGAGGAGGACGCGTTCCCCGTCATGCGCCGGCTCCTCACCGACAACCACTCCGGCCGGCGCGAGCAGCTGCGGCTGGCCCGCCGCGCCCTGCGACTGGCCCGGTCGCTGGCCCGCTCCGGGATCCTGACCCGGCTGGACGAGCCGGACGGGTTCGGCCGGCGCTACGTCCTCACCGTGGACCTGCCCGAGGACTTCGCGCTCAACCAGGAGCTGGCCCACTTCGCGCTGGCCGCCCTCGACGTGCTGGACCCGGAGGCCGCGACGTACCCCATGGACGTCGTCTCGGTCGTCGAGGCCGTCCTCGAGCCGCCGCGGCAGGTGCTGTGGGCGCAGCAGCACGAGGCGCGCGGCGAGGCGGTCGCGGCCATGAAGGCCGACGGCATCGAGTACGACGAGCGGATGGTGCTGCTCGAGGAGGTCACCTGGCCGCGGCCGCTGGCCGAGCTGCTGGAGGCGACGTTCGAGGTCTACCGCGAGACCCACCCGTGGCTGGACCCCGAGGCGCTGGACCCCAAGGCCGTGGTCCGCGAGATGTGGGAGCAGGGGATGGGGTTCACCGACCTCGTCGGGCGCTACCAGCTGGCCCGCTCGGAGGGGCTGGTGCTGCGCTACCTCACCGACGCCTACCGCACCCTGCGCCAGACCGTGCCCGAGCGGCACCGGACCCCGGAGGTCGAGGAGCTGCTGGAGTGGCTGCGCGAGACCATCCGACAGACCGACTCCTCGCTGCTCGACGAGTGGGAGGCGCTGTCGGACCCCGACCACGTCCGCCCGGACGTCGCCGGCCACGCGCCACCGCCCCCGCCCCGACCGCTGTCGGCTCAGGAGCGGCCGTTCCGGGTCATGGTCCGCAACGCGCTGTGGCGCCGGGTCGAGCTGGCCGCGCGCGACGACGTCGACGCCCTGGCCGCGCTGGAGACCGCGACGGCCGAGCTGGCCGACCCGCCGCTCGAGGTGGTGATGACGCGGGCCGACTGGGACGACGCGCTCGCGGCGTACTGGGAGGACCACGACGAGATCCGACTGGACGCCGACGCCCGCGGTCCGGCCCTGCTCGCGGTGGAGAGGACCGGTCGCGCCTGGAGCGCGCGGCAGACCCTGCACGACCCGGCGGGCGACCACGACTGGGTCCTCGAGGCGCAGGTGCACCTCGACGCCTCGGACGCCGTGGGTGAGGCGGTCGTGCTGGCCACCGCGCTGCGGCGGCTGGACGGCTAG
- the xerD gene encoding site-specific tyrosine recombinase XerD, translating into MVERAVRTYLDHLAVERGLAANTLTSYRRDLRRYLEHLDKAGVDSLDQVSEATVTGFLVALREGDADHPPLSSTSAARTVVAVRGFHKFALADGLAQADPASAVKPPTPAKRLPKALPLADVEAILEAAGAPGTTLALRDRALLEVLYGTGARISEAVGLDVDDLDPVDHTVLLRGKGGKERIVPVGSFALEAVDAYRVRGRPELVATGKGTPALFLNARGGRLSRQSAWAVLVKAAERAGVTRDVSPHTLRHSFATHLLDGGADVRVVQELLGHASVTTTQVYTLVTVDSLREVFASAHPRARE; encoded by the coding sequence GTGGTCGAGCGCGCGGTCCGGACCTACCTCGACCACCTGGCGGTCGAGCGGGGCCTGGCCGCGAACACGCTGACGTCGTACCGCCGGGACCTGCGGCGCTACCTGGAGCACCTGGACAAGGCCGGCGTCGACAGCCTGGACCAGGTGAGCGAGGCGACGGTGACGGGCTTCCTGGTCGCGCTGCGCGAGGGCGACGCCGACCACCCGCCGCTGAGCTCGACGTCCGCGGCCCGCACGGTGGTCGCGGTGCGCGGCTTCCACAAGTTCGCGCTGGCCGACGGGCTGGCCCAGGCCGACCCGGCCAGCGCGGTCAAGCCGCCCACGCCGGCCAAGCGGCTGCCCAAGGCGCTGCCGCTGGCCGACGTCGAGGCGATCCTCGAGGCGGCCGGCGCGCCGGGCACCACCCTGGCGCTGCGCGACCGGGCCCTGCTCGAGGTGCTCTACGGCACCGGCGCGCGGATCTCCGAGGCCGTCGGCCTGGACGTCGACGACCTCGACCCGGTCGACCACACCGTGCTGCTGCGGGGCAAGGGCGGCAAGGAGCGGATCGTGCCGGTCGGCTCGTTCGCGCTCGAGGCGGTCGACGCCTACCGGGTGCGCGGCCGGCCCGAGCTGGTCGCGACGGGGAAGGGCACACCCGCCCTGTTCCTCAACGCCCGCGGCGGTCGGCTCTCGCGCCAGTCGGCCTGGGCGGTGCTGGTCAAGGCGGCCGAGCGTGCCGGGGTGACCCGCGACGTCTCGCCGCACACCCTGCGCCACTCCTTCGCCACCCACCTGCTCGACGGCGGCGCCGACGTCCGCGTGGTCCAGGAGCTCCTGGGCCACGCCTCGGTCACGACCACCCAGGTCTACACCCTGGTCACCGTGGACAGCCTCCGCGAGGTCTTCGCCAGCGCTCACCCCCGGGCTCGGGAGTGA
- the ald gene encoding alanine dehydrogenase — MKVGVPKEVKNHEYRVAITPIGVHELVAHGHEVVVQKDAGVGSQITDEEYVAAGARIVDTAEEAWGTDGGVDLVLKVKEPVAEEYDRMREGLTLFTYLHLAADKPLTEELLARKVTAIAYETVQLPSGGLPLLYPMSEVAGCLAPQVGAYSLMKAQGGRGVLMGGVGGVANAKVVIIGAGVSGQNAANIALGMGADVTLLDTDLDKLRMSFWRYDNRVHGLASSKLALEQQVLEADLVIGAVLIPGAAAPKLVSNELVSRMKPGSVLVDIAIDQGGCFEDSHATTHADPTYEVHGSTFYCVANMPGAVPNTSTYALTNATLPYAVALANRGWTEACRSDRSLALGLNTHAGQLTNKPVGEAVGIDAVDPDEVLA, encoded by the coding sequence GTGAAGGTCGGAGTGCCGAAGGAAGTCAAGAACCACGAGTACCGCGTGGCGATCACGCCGATCGGGGTGCACGAGCTGGTGGCCCACGGCCACGAGGTCGTCGTCCAGAAGGACGCCGGCGTCGGCTCGCAGATCACCGACGAGGAGTACGTCGCCGCGGGCGCGCGGATCGTGGACACGGCCGAGGAGGCGTGGGGCACCGACGGTGGGGTGGACCTGGTGCTGAAGGTCAAGGAGCCGGTCGCGGAGGAGTACGACCGGATGCGGGAGGGGCTGACGCTGTTCACCTACCTGCACCTGGCCGCGGACAAGCCGCTGACCGAGGAGCTGCTGGCGCGCAAGGTCACCGCGATCGCCTACGAGACCGTCCAGCTGCCCTCCGGTGGGCTGCCCCTGCTCTACCCGATGTCCGAGGTCGCCGGCTGCCTGGCGCCCCAGGTGGGCGCCTACAGCCTGATGAAGGCCCAGGGCGGCCGCGGCGTCCTGATGGGCGGTGTCGGTGGGGTCGCCAACGCGAAGGTCGTCATCATCGGCGCCGGGGTGAGCGGTCAGAACGCCGCGAACATCGCGTTGGGGATGGGCGCGGACGTGACGCTGCTGGACACCGATCTGGACAAGCTGCGGATGTCGTTCTGGCGCTACGACAACCGGGTCCACGGCCTGGCCAGCTCGAAGCTCGCGCTGGAGCAGCAGGTGCTCGAGGCGGACCTGGTGATCGGGGCCGTGCTGATCCCCGGAGCGGCGGCGCCGAAGCTGGTGTCGAACGAGCTGGTCTCGCGGATGAAGCCGGGCTCGGTGCTGGTGGACATCGCGATCGACCAGGGCGGCTGCTTCGAGGACTCCCACGCGACCACGCACGCGGACCCGACCTACGAGGTCCACGGCTCGACGTTCTACTGCGTGGCGAACATGCCCGGCGCGGTGCCGAACACCTCGACGTACGCGTTGACCAACGCGACGCTGCCCTACGCGGTCGCGCTGGCCAACCGGGGGTGGACCGAGGCGTGCCGGTCGGACCGTTCCCTGGCCCTCGGGCTCAACACCCACGCCGGGCAGCTGACCAACAAGCCCGTCGGCGAGGCCGTCGGCATCGACGCCGTGGACCCGGACGAGGTGCTGGCGTAG
- a CDS encoding NUDIX domain-containing protein — protein MPSQVADVPEEWPVEGTEDLYRSRIPFALRADTVRRPGADDEDPFTRVVLEHPGAVVILAVDDEERVLCLRQYRHPVGRRMLELPAGLLDQEGEDPRAAAVRELREEAGLEATDWTPLTSVYSSPGISSELIHHFVARGLSDVGRGDFEPAHEEADMQTLWVPFADLEAACLDGSVQDAPVLIAVLTARRRGLVSAP, from the coding sequence GTGCCCAGCCAGGTAGCCGACGTCCCCGAGGAGTGGCCGGTCGAGGGGACCGAGGACCTCTACCGGAGCCGGATCCCGTTCGCTCTGCGCGCCGACACCGTGCGCCGCCCGGGCGCGGACGACGAGGACCCGTTCACCCGCGTGGTGCTGGAGCACCCGGGCGCCGTGGTGATCCTGGCCGTCGACGACGAGGAGCGGGTGCTCTGCCTTCGCCAGTACCGCCACCCCGTCGGGCGCCGGATGCTGGAGCTGCCAGCCGGCCTGCTCGACCAGGAGGGCGAGGACCCCCGTGCGGCCGCCGTGCGCGAGCTGCGGGAGGAGGCCGGGCTGGAGGCGACCGACTGGACCCCGCTGACCTCGGTCTACAGCTCGCCCGGCATCAGCAGCGAGCTCATCCACCACTTCGTCGCCCGTGGTCTGAGCGACGTGGGCCGCGGCGACTTCGAGCCCGCCCACGAGGAGGCGGACATGCAGACCCTCTGGGTGCCGTTCGCCGACCTCGAGGCCGCCTGCCTGGACGGCTCGGTGCAGGACGCGCCGGTGCTCATCGCCGTGCTGACCGCGCGTCGCCGAGGGCTAGTGTCGGCTCCGTGA